Proteins from a single region of Chanodichthys erythropterus isolate Z2021 chromosome 13, ASM2448905v1, whole genome shotgun sequence:
- the LOC137034811 gene encoding N-acylethanolamine-hydrolyzing acid amidase-like, with protein MKICLFLGVTFFSVSTADFSPPVVNISLDVPAFQRWAPLKNLYDINFLRRAASEVIDSTVPKWVHVAVKPIVEALEKYIPQPYAGEIQGMASFYGTDISDIVLLNFAYEVSAFCTSIVTQDTKGNLFHGRNLDYPHDVLRNLTLDVLFMKNGKVAYRGTTFAGYVGLWTGQSPNKFTVSGNERNKGHWWENVISAVLLKSSPVSWLIRETLEAAVDFQDAVVRLAKVPIITDVYYILGGVNAGEGVVITRDRGGSADIWPLDPLHGNWYRVETNYDHWLPAPKRDDRRDVAMKALNATGQNHISMDSLYEVLSVNPVCNGITVYTTVMSAATPEKYTTVVRDMCV; from the exons ATGAAGATCTGTCTATTTCTCGGAGTGACATTTTTCAGCGTATCGACAGCTGATTTCTCTCCCCCGGTGGTAAACATCAGTCTGGACGTGCCTGCCTTTCAGCGATGGGCTCCTCTGAAGAACCTCTATGACATTAATTTCTTGAGAAGAGCTGCATCTGAAGTGATCGA CTCGACTGTTCCCAAATGGGTTCATGTTGCAGTTAAACCCATAGTGGAGGCTTTGGAGAAATACATCCCACAGCCGTATGCTGGAGAAATACAGGGCATGGCTTCTTTCTATGGGACTGACATTTCAGATATCGTGCTCCTGAACTTTGCCTATGAAGTATCTGC gttttgCACCAGTATTGTAACTCAGGATACAAAGGGCAATCTATTCCATGGCAGAAACCTGGACTATCCTCACGATGTGCTCAGAAATCTAACTCTAGATGTACTTTTCATGAAAAATGGAAAG GTGGCGTACAGAGGAACCACTTTCGCTGGTTATGTTGGGCTGTGGACAGGACAGAGCCCCAACAAATTTACAGTCTCTGGCAACGAACGCA ATAAGGGACATTGGTGGGAgaatgtgatttcagccgttttaTTGAAAAGTTCTCCAGTTAGCTGGCTAATTCGAGAG ACTCTTGAAGCAGCTGTGGATTTCCAGGATGCAGTAGTGAGGCTGGCCAAGGTGCCGATCATCACAgatgtttattacattttgGGTGGTGTTAATGCTGGTGAGGGTGTGGTCATCACCAGAGACAGGGGAGGATCAGCTGACATCTGGCCCCTGGATCCACTTCATGGAAA CTGGTATAGAGTTGAAACAAATTATGACCATTGGCTACCCGCCCCTAAACGAGACGATCGAAG agatgtGGCAATGAAAGCACTAAATGCCACTGGTCAAAACCATATAAGTATGGATTCTCTATATGAG GTTTTATCCGTGAATCCAGTATGTAATGG GATCACAGTTTATACAACCGTCATGAGTGCCGCCACACCTGAGAAGTACACAACAGTTGTCAGAGAT